Proteins found in one Streptomyces sp. NBC_00190 genomic segment:
- a CDS encoding DUF2637 domain-containing protein translates to MTQLQLSRTHRILIGVVVAGAVVIAAIGFAGSYSAVRALALQKGFGNFSLVFPIGIDAGICVLLALDLLLTWIRIPFPLLRQTAWLLTIATIAFNGAAAWPDPLGVGMHAVIPILFVVTVEAARHAVGRIADITADRHMEGVRITRWLLSPVPTFKLWRRMKLWELRSYEQAVGMEQDRLIYQARLQARYGRAWRRKAPVEALMPLRLARIGVPLSRTAPEALAVTGIEPAVLPSAPETADHQTVERADTPRRVSVAAPGTVGERSVAGPTGTDAGFTHALEPAADQDGFGPAHLYGRDESAASGPQPIAPRAAEPGHLTEMELWEAYRSYAARIGEFPDAAAFVSHLAEAYGVVDPMSGGPLPAREVEELLAGFPGSRKALTDEGSVTGHRTGGGPHPFFEPSAARSDVRAPAETAPESGQVPAPSADDRLSAVASHQQTSFDVLTDHLGPAASGETGHWQATATDTGAAAARLPEQQTEEADLGPVQQQILTVAGWLVEAEETGARLSGAEAARRLGVSPKTGQRRVIDAGKHLAEQRRQHGRAHLRSV, encoded by the coding sequence GTGACTCAGCTTCAGCTGTCTCGTACGCACCGGATACTCATCGGCGTCGTGGTCGCCGGGGCCGTCGTCATCGCGGCGATTGGTTTCGCGGGCTCGTACTCCGCGGTGCGCGCGCTCGCCCTGCAAAAAGGCTTCGGTAACTTCTCGCTCGTCTTCCCCATCGGCATCGACGCGGGCATCTGCGTGCTGCTCGCGCTGGACCTGCTGCTGACGTGGATCCGGATCCCCTTCCCGCTGCTGCGCCAGACGGCGTGGCTGCTGACGATCGCGACGATCGCCTTCAACGGTGCCGCGGCCTGGCCGGACCCGCTGGGCGTCGGTATGCACGCCGTGATCCCGATCCTGTTCGTGGTGACGGTGGAGGCGGCCCGGCACGCGGTGGGCCGGATCGCGGACATCACCGCGGACCGGCACATGGAGGGCGTGCGCATCACCCGGTGGCTGCTGTCGCCGGTGCCCACGTTCAAGCTGTGGCGCCGGATGAAGCTGTGGGAGCTGCGCTCCTACGAGCAGGCGGTCGGCATGGAGCAGGACCGGCTGATATACCAGGCCCGGCTGCAGGCGCGGTACGGGCGGGCCTGGCGGCGCAAGGCCCCGGTGGAGGCGCTGATGCCGCTGCGGCTCGCCCGCATCGGTGTGCCGCTGTCGCGGACGGCGCCGGAGGCGCTGGCGGTGACGGGGATAGAGCCGGCCGTATTGCCGTCGGCGCCGGAGACTGCCGATCACCAGACGGTAGAGCGGGCTGATACACCTCGGCGCGTTTCGGTGGCTGCTCCAGGCACGGTGGGGGAGCGGTCTGTAGCGGGTCCCACAGGTACGGATGCGGGCTTCACTCACGCATTGGAGCCGGCTGCCGATCAGGACGGGTTCGGTCCCGCCCATCTTTACGGTCGCGACGAGTCAGCGGCGAGCGGGCCACAGCCAATCGCTCCCAGGGCCGCCGAGCCCGGTCATTTGACGGAGATGGAGCTCTGGGAGGCATACCGCTCTTACGCGGCGCGTATTGGCGAGTTCCCTGACGCCGCTGCGTTCGTCTCGCACCTGGCCGAGGCCTACGGAGTGGTGGACCCGATGTCGGGCGGGCCTCTGCCCGCCAGAGAGGTGGAGGAACTGCTGGCCGGGTTCCCCGGAAGCCGGAAGGCCCTGACCGATGAGGGTTCGGTGACCGGTCACCGAACGGGCGGCGGTCCCCACCCCTTCTTTGAGCCCTCGGCGGCCCGAAGTGACGTCCGCGCACCCGCCGAAACGGCACCTGAGTCCGGCCAGGTACCGGCGCCGTCGGCAGATGATCGACTGTCGGCTGTAGCAAGTCACCAGCAGACCTCCTTCGACGTCCTGACCGATCATCTGGGCCCCGCAGCATCAGGGGAGACCGGGCACTGGCAGGCCACTGCCACCGATACTGGTGCGGCCGCTGCTCGGCTGCCCGAGCAGCAGACCGAGGAGGCTGACCTGGGCCCGGTCCAGCAGCAGATTCTTACCGTCGCCGGATGGCTGGTCGAGGCAGAGGAAACCGGTGCGAGGCTGTCCGGGGCAGAGGCTGCCCGCCGCTTGGGGGTGTCGCCGAAGACCGGTCAGCGCCGCGTGATCGACGCAGGCAAGCACCTCGCCGAGCAACGCCGGCAGCACGGGCGCGCGCACCTTCGCTCGGTCTGA